GGAGTGCTCATGACCTCGTCGTCGGAGAGGCGGATGCTGACGTTTCCTTCCATCGCCGCGATGTAGCCGTGGCGATAGAGGCGCCTCCCCACCTCGCAGATGTCTTCTTTGAGCCGATCTCGGTCCGTCATCGCTCGCCATCGAGAAAGGCCGCCCGGCACCGCTCGGAACAGAAATGAAACCGCTCGCCGGCCTGGACCGCCGTGAGAGCCCGCGCCTCGGGCAGGTGCAAGCCGCAGACCGGATCGCGCACCATGCGTCCCTTGTGAAGCGTTCGCCGCGGTTCGTCGGAGCCGTTCACCTGGGCGCGGGAGCGCGATCCGAGGAGGTCGGCGAGGGTTCGGAACACGAGACGGGCGAGTATCGCGAGGAGCACGAAGTAGAGGAGGCGGATGATCATCGGCGTCGTCGACTCAACTTCCCGCGTGAGCGGACTGGAGCGCTTCGAGCTCCTCTCTGACGCTCCG
Above is a genomic segment from Vicinamibacteria bacterium containing:
- a CDS encoding YHS domain-containing protein codes for the protein MIIRLLYFVLLAILARLVFRTLADLLGSRSRAQVNGSDEPRRTLHKGRMVRDPVCGLHLPEARALTAVQAGERFHFCSERCRAAFLDGER